The following nucleotide sequence is from Juglans microcarpa x Juglans regia isolate MS1-56 chromosome 6D, Jm3101_v1.0, whole genome shotgun sequence.
TTTCAAGCTGTTTGTCAATACCCTGTGCCTTACGCTTTGGAACCTTCCATTAGTCATAACCTGCATACATCGATCCACCAAACAAAGAAAAGCCGTTAACAGAATAATATTTgtaagataaaaggaaaaaaaaaacccaatgaaTCAACCAAGTAAGCTCTATCTTATCCATGGGAACAGGAAGTTGATGTAACTGTAATCTTTCCTTTACTGTTATAACTGTAGCTGTACCTGCAAAGAATCACCAACATTAATGAAGAATGAGTTCTGATCAGGTGGGACTGAAATCCAGTTCCCATCTCTTAAAGAAATTTGGAGGCCTGATGTATTGTTTGATCTCAGCAGGGAAATGATTTGTGGGTCAGTGTGCTCTCCAAATCCGATCATATTGGCGCCTTTCGAAGCTTGAAGCTCTGGGCATGGAGGGTAGTGATTTAGCCTGAAAACAGAGTCACTCTGTTCATCCATCAGAAGCCTACTGAACAAATTTCTTGGTTGAAGCTTCAATCCATCAGCCAACAATTCTAAAATCTTGCATGCCATTTTCCTCACAGCTGATATATAGTCATTGAAAACAGAACTGcaataaacaaaaagagaaTAAACGTGTTATTTTAGCAATTACTTAGATATtcggaaaataaaaaaacaaaattgttatCCATGTGAATCAAGTTCAACTTCAGGTTGGTTCTGTCTGAATTTCATACCGAAACTTTTCTGGGTTTTCTCCGAAAACTGAGAGAAATGTCTGAGAACATGAATCTAGATTGGCTGTGAAAAGAAGGTATTCCACCCAACCAATATCCCCGTTGGGTCCAATACTCTTGTTACCATACGCCAGGGGAGCAGAAGGCCCTGCTTTTTCTTTCTGTGAGAGTGGTAGGGAGAAGAATCTGACAGCTTGAGATTCTAAGTTGGCGATGGACTCCATTGAAATTCCATGATTGATGAccttaaaaaatccaaaatcctCGCAGGCCTTGACTATGAGGTGGTCGGAGTCGGGTTTCGAGAGATCTATCAGGGGAATTCCAGAGTATAATGTGGGGTTCAAGCAGTTTCTGATGTAAGAGTACTGTTCTATTGTTGGTTTGGACAGGACTACCATTGTTGTAGGCGGTGGTTTCTTGTGTGTTTGTAAAGGGTGATTAGGATGGAAAGATAGAGCTATAGAAATGGATTTGGGTGAGAGTTGTTTTAAGGCACTTGAACTACATGGTTTGGGGGCTCTTGGCCCTTTTATAGTACAATTTTGAACGGGTGGGTCGTGGGTTCCTTTTGACTTGCAAATAGTCGACTACCGGAGATCAGGGAGAGAccgacagacagacagacaagcagacctttaaatatatatatatatatatatatatatatttaaaggatGGAATTTcgaatttcaaacttttattttaaaaattgaaaattataataatcaagTCACACGCCTTTAATTATAAACAGTAACTTTGGagtgtttgtttatttaaaatataaaatgattaaataaacAGTTTAGAAAGGataattaaaacattatttttactgTTTTTTCACTCTATCATCCGTTTCAAATGGAATGAACATCACTATCACGCTAAAAAGCGGTCCAGCCATCACTACCCCTTGATGATACAAACTACTTCGAGTTTCTTCCACTAAAAGTGACATGACAAGTTTATTGCTTTAAAAAGGAAATGGTCACATCAACAAGTTCCTTGTATTTGATTTTACTTTGCGTCTTTGAATTTTAAACATTTGGTTAGAGAGCTATGGATTGCATTATTGCAATGGcaaaattcaattcatctttaGTCCAATTAGATTTATGAATGTTCAATGAGTATTAAAGTGGGATATTATATAAGaggaaaaagttaaataatcttTGAAATTCAAAGATTATACTTTTATACCCAAATGAAAACAAATAGAGAGGATGAGCGACTTCACCATGGTGTACTCTTAAGAATTTATTGGAATGAATGCAGGTATTGTCTGGGTTTAGTGTTTTTATGTTGAGAAGTGATggaagattacacaaaaataaatatataaactgacataattttagataatattttagatttattttataataaaaataattttacaatctaacgtataatatcaaaacacatcaatttttagatttatttttataaaatctttttataccTAAAGGATTTCTCTTTTATGTTTGTTGTGTATTTCTTTTATAGGAGGGAATTTTCTTGAGAACCCATATCACGTCTTGCTTTCTAATTAGAGGATTTCTCTAGATGATAATTATATACTTTGTACTCTAACTAGACATATGTGATTGTCATTTTTCGAGTACTAAAGAAACTCATATGGAACGTTAGATCAATGGTGCGTTAGGTGAGTGGGAAGTTATTACCTCTATTTTGTTAggaacttacataaaaaaaaaaaaaaaaaaaaaaaaaaactcagttcATCTTATCTTGTTAATGATAGacttttacttttaattaatttattgttaaatCCATTTAGAATTTCACCTTGAATTACTTTAATTTCACCATGTCAAAAAGATTTGCTACGTCGAAGGGGATGAAGGCTGCTACTTTACGCAAATCCAGCACGCCGATGAAttacttctgttttttttttttttttttttctcgaggCAATTGAATTATTTAAGGGGAAagaatcatctaaaaaaatggTCCAAAAACCATAATGATTTAAACTTTACTAAATACGACTCCATATGTTTTAATTTGATATTCAACTTTTCAATAAGAGCTTGGTGGCCGGATATTTtagagcatgcatgcatcatccCTTTTAAAGTCAAATCACAAAtgagtaatgaatagtaaatacATATATGATGGGAATAGAGGCTACAGTTTGACCTACACCTAACTTTATACTTGACTGTTCCATAAAAAAGGGGTCCAGTTGAATTGGACTGAAAAGGATGGCCATCGCCAACAGTATGATgctttttaatagaaaaagattctttctttcaccctccgtctctctttctctctgccTCTTGGGGGGACCATTGTTTGTTGCTCTACATTTTGCCACGCAGTCAAGgtctttcatgaaaaaataaaaatataaagtattACTGCATCATTAGTCTAACTTATTTTAACAATTAATCTCAATTAATggtatttaatcattataaatttcataaattttatattaaataaaataaataattaaattttttcaaatctcaaaataaaaataatattaaaaaaatattttataataatattttattcaacttctaactttaatttcaatttatttaaaataataaaaaaatccttGACTTGTTTGtaatataagatgaaagttataactcgaatgaaatattattataatacagtttttaataatatcttttaaaaattttaaaaatttgaatgattaattatattttatataaaaatttataaaaattaaataagattaaATCAGATGGTTTATATAACTCGCTATTAAATTGAAATCTGATTTTGATCGgaataaaattttcttgaaaagtgTGAAAAAACAAGCGATAAAAATgagtaataatatttataactatttgatttggagaaataataattgaagTGAGCAATGAATGCTCAGAAATAAACACCGAGACTGGGAGGGAAGCAGAATGGGGTCAATGGTGAACTTTTGGGAGTTGTATCTTGGAGGTGAAAGCACACGTGTTGAAGGGTCAGCAATCAGCATCCCCTTGGTGGGTATTATGGACAACGCGTGCATGGGTGGCTATTGGGGAGGGCCGTCCTGGCTTTTCATGACGTCTCTTCCTAGCATTCgtaattttctcttttgctCGTTCTATACTCTTCTATTATTCTATTCAAGTTATTATTACTTCTTTATCCGTATTTGTACCAACAGAAGATCTGTCAGTGCCAGCTTGTCCAAAAGCGTCCACCGTTTTCTTTAGTACAATGCTACGTGGAACCCTACAGCCAAATTGCCAATCGAGAGAATAGAacgattatttatttataatttctttaaaatacttttcaaatattttttaatatttttttaacaataaatatataaattcactaataattaattccttaactattaaaaaaaatcttaatagaaTGTATCAGTTTGTTTACCATTTACCTTTCCTTTATATACCTCCATGCAAATGATAAAGTTATCACTAATTaacaacttatatataattacgtaataaaataatattattttaaatattattttgttttttattttttatttgatgtgtttaaatttaataaaaaatattcttatatttaaaGTTATCTATAATTTGGAATGAATTGTTAGCTCATGACTACTCCATCTAATCTTGAAGGGATGATTCTCTTCTAGGATACTTATTTagttatttgtgaattttttttttaaatattttatctaactaTTTTTGATAAATCGAGGATAGGAGAGATAAATACAGTATAGACTccataatattatttctctaatattATACTCTATGTTATTGATGCAACAAAACACtgtattaaataaaatgagtctatatatatatatatatatatatatatatatgcctctCTTAATGGTATAAAATGTTCAACATCTTAAATATGTTAAAGAATTTTAGAATTTCGATGGGTCTTGAACTTGATGGttagcttttcttttttgttaacattatttatatgaaaGGGGAAGTTGACATAGAATACTAGAATATatgtcatttattattattattataaattaaataaagttaagtatttaataaatcatatctaaCTTTCTTCTCtataaaatctcttattcttttatttacatAAACAAAGAGAACATTAATGTATTGTTAAACAACAATACTATTGTGATCAATGAGTATGAAATTAAGCATATTGTAAGGGGATTTCCCCCTCACTCATAAGCCTACTTGGCGCTCGGTCGAGAGTGATGAGTTTCGCCCCGATACTTGACCCTAGGGCCCAGACTTGCTCACAAAGCAACTCGTCTGCAAGGAAAAGTAGGCAATGATGGCTGATGGGACAGACAGGCCTGACGCCACTTGGCCTCATCCCGCTCATGGGCAGAATGAGAAAGACGGAGAACCTTTGTTCTTTTGACAAGGGAATATCGACGGATCACCAAAGACATCAGCAGAGTAAAGCAAATTAGGgaaccatgccgcattaatgacatTACTATCCGAGTaacacaccacattaatgacgttgtTGCAGAGACACATCGCAATTAAATAACTCtgaaaaaaagaatagtaaaaagGACATGGGCTCCACAGGGACAGGCAGGAtctgtcccccccccccccccaaaaaaaaatcctgatATAAATAGCAATTTCTAGGTATAAAAAACTCTCActagactctctcattatttacaaaatactcTACTGACTTTATTATCGGAGATTCTCTGGccccaaggccgccctctcccaacttttttcttctttgttttcgtAGGCCTAGCTTTGAAAACCAAATTGCTAGAACCTGACCCAAAGGtgtaataaacaaaacattaacAATGGCGCCGCCTGTGAGATCCTTGTAGATCTAGCGTGTACTTCATAGGACAACGACAACCCGTTCTagacaactcaggtcttcaaagAAGGAAGCAAGCTCCCAGAATTGGATAAGGAGACACCGCGGAAGAGAGGCGAGAACATACCCAGGAAATGGGGTGAACGCAGTATGCCCTATGGTAGATGACTGCACCTTACCACTGCCACTAGTCTGTGTACCAGCAGAAGGCGAAACCCAAGATGAGCAGAGACTCATAAAGGTGGAACCGAACCAGCCATTGGAGTTCATTTCCTTCAACTCGAATCGACTAGAAGCCACTACAAGAATTGCTAGCAAGATTGCGTTTGAGGTGCGGAGCGCCACGCAGCAACTCCTCGCCGAACACTAGGGATGTATTAGCTTAGAGCCATGAGAACATGCCTGAAATAGCCCCCGAAGTCATACAACACAGCCTTAACACGGACCTAAAGGCCAAAGGGGTGAGGCAGAAACGCTTAAGTGTTAGCGTAGAAAAGAACGCCGCCAACAAAAGGAGGGCTCAATGATGTTTCAACAAATGAGTGTGTCCAAGAGCGTTCAAAGTCAGAGACCTCGtactaaaaaaaaaggaacaacgACGCGAGATGAGGGAACGTTGGGCCCCCGATGGGAAGGCCCCTACGTGGTCACCGCCATCAATCGCTCGGGCTCCTAAAGACTCCGAGACTTCGAAGAAAACAAGTTGCTGCACCCCTGGAATGCCGAACAACTacgaaaattttatttctaaaactaccttaattattgtaaatttatatttttcttgcatACACTACAGATCCTAATTGAAGAGGTGTTGTGTTTCAATGTCAAGTTTTAGGAATGtaacagaatctccatcaacgtaatctccatcaacaaagtCTTCATCAACTATTTACCTCCCCGCGTGATACCAAAGAGACAACTTACGCCAGAGGCTGCTCTGTCCCTCTTGCGGAGGAATGCAGGTCGACCCTCGGTCACTCAAAGATaaaaacttaccttcctcgtgaTCGTTAACAAGCAGGAGCGGGTCCAGTTATAAACTGCTCGAACAATATACCTCCTACGGGGCCAAAAGTTTAGTTGAGCCAAAGGCCACCTTGTCCCTCCCACGATGGAGAGTTGGTCAAGCCCCGAGGCTACTCGAAAAACTTACCTCGACCTCCATCACAATGAAAGGTGGGATCAACGCTAGCCTAACCCAAACTTACCCTTTCTTGCGATGTCAACGAGTGGGAGCGGGTCTAGTCCCAAACTTTTTGAACAGCCTACCTCCCCACGAAGGATGATAGGTAAGCAGAAGGCTCAACCTCCTCGTCCGAGAGAGTGGGCCAGCCCCCTGGATGCCGGAAAAACTTATCCCGACCCCATCACGGTGAAGAAGCGAACTAGCCATATCGCTATTCGAATTACCTTCCCACAAGATACTAGAGGGAAAAGTAGGCCAAAttgttgccttatccctcttgGGCGGAAAGCGGGTCAGTCCTCAACTTCCCGAAGACAAAAACTTACCTTCTTCGTAAGCTACAACAGGCGAGAGTGGGTCTAGTAGGAGATGGGTCGAGCCAGAAGCCGCCTTATCTCCCCCCGCCGGAGAGCGGGATCAGCCCCACGGCTACTCAAATAACTTACCCTGATCTCCGCTATGACGAAGAGTGGGTTCAGTGCCAACCTGAAGCAAAACTTACCCTTCCCTGCAATGTTAACGGGCTGGAGCGATCCAGTAGTAGACTACCTGAACAACCCACCTCTCGCGATGAACAAGGAGATGGGTTGAGCTAAAGGCCACTTTGTCTTTCCCGTGACAAAGAGCGTGTCCAGCCCCAAGGCTGCCCGAAAACTTACCCCAACCCCTATCGCGGCGAAGCAGTTGACCGGCACATCGCTGTCTGGATTACCTCATTAAGGGGCAAAGGGGCGATTTGGCTTTAGGCATTCCGACTCCTCCTCGACGAAGTGCGAGTAGTCTTCAACTACTCAAAAATGAAGACTTACCTTTCTTGTAAGCGTCAACAGGCAAGAGCGGGTCAAGTTACAGACTGACCGAATAATCTACCTCCCTGCAAATCAAGGAGACGGGTCGAACCAGAGACCACCTTGTCTCCTCACAGTAGAGAGCGGAATCAGCCCCAGGCTACCCAAATAACTTACTCTGACCTTCGCTATGACGAAGTATGGGATCAGCGCTAGCCTAACCCAAACTTACCCTTTATGATGTCAACAGGTGGGAGCAAGTCCAGTTACAAACTAcccgaacaacctacctcctaCATGGACGAAAAGGACAAGTTGAGCTAGAGGCCACCTTATCCCTCTCGCGTGGAGAGTAGTCCAGCCCTGAGGCTACCAAAAA
It contains:
- the LOC121268897 gene encoding gibberellin 2-beta-dioxygenase 1-like, encoding MVVLSKPTIEQYSYIRNCLNPTLYSGIPLIDLSKPDSDHLIVKACEDFGFFKVINHGISMESIANLESQAVRFFSLPLSQKEKAGPSAPLAYGNKSIGPNGDIGWVEYLLFTANLDSCSQTFLSVFGENPEKFRSVFNDYISAVRKMACKILELLADGLKLQPRNLFSRLLMDEQSDSVFRLNHYPPCPELQASKGANMIGFGEHTDPQIISLLRSNNTSGLQISLRDGNWISVPPDQNSFFINVGDSLQVMTNGRFQSVRHRVLTNSLKSRVSMIYFGGPPLSEKIAPLPSLVEGEKSLYKEFTWFDYKKSAYNLRLADNRLENFKRIAAP